The DNA segment gctgggtgcagtggctcacgactgtaatcccagcactttgggaggctgaggcaggcagatcacctgaggtcaggagttcaagaccaacctggccaacatggtgaaaccccatctctactaaaaatacaaaaattagccgggcgtggtagcgggtacctgtaatcccagctacttgggagggtgaggccagagaattgattgaacccgggaggcagagattgcagttagctgagatcgcaccactgcattccagcctggttgacagagcaagactgtctcaaaaaaaaaaaaaatccactgaatCAATTATCAACTCTGGTTCACTAATTTATGCCCACATGCCTAGCCCATGGAACAGGGATAATCTCCCCAAAGGACGTGGGCCTTCAGGGCCAGTGTTATTTTGTGCATCTGCTGCTTGCTGAAAGGCCTCCACATCACCCAGTCATACCTTAAATCCAGTCGGGCACCAATCCACAAACTGGATAGTGCGCTTGGTCTTAATGGTGGCGATGGCCGCGTTGACGTCTTTGGGGACCACGTCCCCCCTGTACAACATGCAGCAGGCCATGTACTTGCCATGGCGGGGGTCACACTTGACCATCTGATTGGCTGGCTCGAAGCAGGCATTGGTGATCTCGGCCACAGACAGCTGCTCATGGTAGGCCTTCTCGGCTGAGATGACTGGGGCGTAGGTGGCCAGGGGGAAGTGGATGCGGGGGTACGGCACGAGGTTGGTCTGGAATTCCGTCAAGTCCACATTCAGGGCCCCATCGAATCGCAGGGAGGCCGTGATGGAGGACACGATCTGCCCAATCAGGCGATTGAGGTTGGTGTACGTGGGACGTTCAATGTCCAGGTTGCGCCGACATATGTCATAGATGGCTTCATTGTCGACCATGAAGGCACAGTCAGAATGTTCCAGGGTCGTGTGGGTGGTCAGGATGGAGTTGTAGGGCTCCACCACGGCTGTGGAGACCTGGGGGGCTGGGTAAATGGCAAACTCTAGCTTGGACTTCTTGCCGTAATCCACTGAGAGCCGCTCCATGAGCAGAGATGCGAACCCAGAGCCAGTGCCGCCCCCAAAGCTGTGGAAGATGAGGAAGCCCTGCAGTCCTGTGCACAGATCCGCCTGAGAGAAACCAGACAACGTGAGCCAATGCCCGTGGAAGCCACACCACCAACCTCCAACAAGCCAGGGCCGCTTCTCTTTGCTTCTAAAGAGTTGATATGGATTCAAATCATCCATAATAAACACGCAGTACACTTTGaagcaaagaaaagcaaagatcTACGGACAAATCACCATTGCAGACTCAGTAGGACTCAAGATGCTGgtctaagtttttgtttgtttgtttgagacggaatcttgctctgtttcccaggct comes from the Pan troglodytes isolate AG18354 chromosome 13, NHGRI_mPanTro3-v2.0_pri, whole genome shotgun sequence genome and includes:
- the LOC107973630 gene encoding tubulin alpha-3 chain, whose amino-acid sequence is MRECISIHVGQAGVQIGNACWELYCLEHGIQPDGQMPSDKTIGGGDDSFNTFFSETGAGKHVPRAVFVDLEPTVVDEVRTGTYRQLFHPEQLITGKEDAANNYARGHYTIGKEIVDLVLDRIRKLADLCTGLQGFLIFHSFGGGTGSGFASLLMERLSVDYGKKSKLEFAIYPAPQVSTAVVEPYNSILTTHTTLEHSDCAFMVDNEAIYDICRRNLDIERPTYTNLNRLIGQIVSSITASLRFDGALNVDLTEFQTNLVPYPRIHFPLATYAPVISAEKAYHEQLSVAEITNACFEPANQMVKCDPRHGKYMACCMLYRGDVVPKDVNAAIATIKTKRTIQFVDWCPTGFKVGINYQPPTVVPGGDLAKVQRAVCMLSNTTAIAEAWARLDHKFDLMYAKRAFVHWYVGEGMEEGEFSEAREDLAALEKDYEEVGVDSVEAEAEEGEEY